The following coding sequences lie in one Megalodesulfovibrio gigas DSM 1382 = ATCC 19364 genomic window:
- a CDS encoding tRNA (adenine-N1)-methyltransferase has translation MSLSGKLVLLVSPKGKRYLQRIEEKGSIHTHDGFITMETLAECDYGAIVPTHMGRPYRLLKPTLYDLVKGVKRQTQIIYPKDIGYICMRLGIGPGIRVIEAGSGSGSLTLALSWFCGPTGQVYTYEARPEFAKLCARNLAWAGVGENVTQHVKDIAEGFEQTGVDALFLDVRTPWDYLEHAAAAVAPGATLGFLLPVTNQVSRLVEALERGPFANIEVMELLVRRWKPVPDRLRPDDRMVAHTGFLVFARQEDPSFKAASDAAAAAPQEADAEAEDTGDVLENNDMSEG, from the coding sequence ATGTCACTATCCGGAAAGTTGGTACTCCTGGTGAGCCCCAAGGGCAAGCGCTATTTGCAGCGCATCGAGGAAAAAGGCAGCATTCATACCCACGACGGCTTCATCACCATGGAGACCTTGGCCGAGTGCGACTACGGGGCCATCGTCCCCACGCACATGGGCCGCCCGTATCGCCTGCTCAAGCCCACCCTGTATGATCTGGTCAAGGGCGTGAAGCGGCAGACGCAGATCATCTATCCCAAGGATATCGGCTACATCTGCATGCGCCTGGGCATTGGTCCCGGCATTCGTGTCATCGAGGCCGGCAGCGGCTCCGGCAGCCTCACCCTGGCGCTTTCCTGGTTCTGCGGCCCCACGGGGCAGGTGTACACCTACGAGGCCCGGCCGGAATTCGCCAAGCTCTGCGCCCGCAACCTGGCCTGGGCCGGGGTGGGCGAAAACGTGACCCAGCACGTGAAGGACATTGCCGAAGGCTTTGAGCAGACCGGCGTGGATGCCCTCTTCCTGGACGTGCGCACCCCGTGGGACTACCTGGAGCACGCCGCCGCGGCCGTGGCCCCCGGGGCCACCCTGGGCTTCCTGCTGCCCGTGACCAACCAGGTGAGCCGGCTGGTGGAAGCCCTGGAGCGCGGGCCGTTCGCCAACATCGAAGTCATGGAACTCCTCGTCCGCCGCTGGAAACCCGTGCCCGATCGCCTGCGGCCGGACGACCGCATGGTGGCCCACACCGGGTTCCTGGTGTTCGCCCGGCAGGAGGACCCGTCCTTCAAGGCCGCCTCGGACGCTGCCGCCGCCGCGCCGCAGGAGGCCGATGCAGAGGCGGAAGATACGGGTGATGTGCTGGAAAACAATGACATGTCGGAAGGTTAG
- a CDS encoding phenylacetate--CoA ligase family protein: MTRKDRTEGIYSRREVLDESERRQYYLIQLKELLQYAYRYSEDVKKRFDRAQFQVEKFRTLTDLKHIPILKKKELIFLQSMGPRLGGLLTKDLGELKRVFLSPGPIFDPEDRGEDYWGWTEGFYAAGFRSGDLAQVTFNYHLTPAGLMFEEPLRNLGCATIPAGPGNTATQLDIMAKLRVTGYIGTPSYLMHLAQKAEETGINLRKDLYMEVAFVTGEKFSEKMRNTLEKKFDCIMRQGYGTADVGCIGYECYHKNGLHVANRAFVEICHPDTGIPLKDGEVGEIVVTAFNKTYPLIRLATGDLSYIDRLPCACGRTSPRLGNIVGRVDTTARIKGMFVYPHQVEQVMARYEEVKRWQIEVTNPGGIDEMTLYIEASNFKRDEELLHSFREKIKLRPVLKVLAPGSLPPQMRPIEDKRKWD, translated from the coding sequence ATGACCCGCAAGGACCGCACCGAAGGCATTTACAGCCGCCGCGAGGTGCTCGACGAAAGCGAGCGCCGGCAATACTATCTCATCCAGCTCAAGGAGCTGCTGCAGTACGCCTACCGCTATTCCGAGGACGTGAAAAAGCGCTTTGACCGCGCCCAGTTCCAGGTGGAAAAGTTCCGCACCCTCACGGACCTCAAGCATATTCCCATCCTCAAGAAAAAGGAGCTCATCTTCCTGCAGTCCATGGGGCCGCGGCTGGGCGGGCTTCTGACCAAGGATCTGGGCGAGCTCAAGCGCGTGTTTCTTTCCCCTGGCCCGATCTTCGACCCCGAAGACCGCGGCGAGGACTACTGGGGCTGGACCGAAGGCTTTTACGCCGCCGGTTTCCGCTCCGGCGACCTGGCGCAGGTGACCTTCAACTATCACCTGACCCCGGCCGGCCTGATGTTTGAGGAGCCCCTGCGCAACCTGGGCTGCGCCACCATTCCCGCCGGCCCGGGCAACACCGCCACCCAGCTGGACATCATGGCCAAGCTGCGCGTGACCGGCTACATCGGCACGCCCAGCTACCTGATGCACCTGGCCCAGAAGGCCGAGGAAACCGGCATCAACCTGCGCAAAGATCTGTACATGGAAGTGGCCTTCGTCACCGGGGAAAAATTCTCCGAGAAGATGCGCAACACCCTGGAAAAGAAGTTCGACTGCATCATGCGCCAGGGCTACGGCACCGCCGACGTGGGCTGCATCGGCTACGAATGCTACCACAAGAACGGCCTGCACGTGGCCAACCGCGCCTTTGTGGAAATCTGCCATCCGGATACCGGCATCCCCCTCAAGGATGGCGAGGTGGGCGAAATCGTGGTCACGGCCTTCAACAAGACCTATCCCCTCATCCGTCTGGCCACCGGCGACCTCTCTTACATCGACCGCCTGCCCTGCGCCTGCGGCCGCACCTCCCCGCGCCTGGGCAACATCGTGGGCCGCGTGGACACCACGGCCCGCATCAAGGGCATGTTCGTCTACCCGCATCAGGTGGAGCAGGTCATGGCCCGGTACGAGGAAGTCAAACGCTGGCAGATCGAAGTCACCAACCCCGGTGGCATCGACGAGATGACCCTGTACATCGAAGCCTCCAACTTCAAGCGCGACGAAGAGCTGCTGCACTCCTTCCGCGAGAAGATCAAGCTGCGCCCCGTGCTCAAGGTGCTCGCGCCCGGCTCCCTGCCCCCGCAGATGCGGCCCATCGAGGACAAGAGAAAGTGGGACTGA
- a CDS encoding radical SAM protein, protein MTLPPVSSAHVFGPVTSGRLGRSLGIDLLGEKICSFDCLYCEVKPTTRLILDRREWVPTAQLLDELRQWRDAGHTPPEVLTLGGSGEPTLHSGLGAIIAGCKALFPNLPVAVLTNSSLMHLPEVRRELQAADMVLPSMDTLIEAEYRRLNRPHRQVDLQRMAQGLLAFRQEYTGRLLLEILLSKGINDSNANLAALQDYVARLQPDRVDIVTLSRPGAYPEAVAVDAATLGRWRATLCGHAPTTACAPLLCASEPLPRQDPETLAQAVLASLSRRPQTALQLAQALHAPAVAVQLALEKLQQSGHIQHRGSKTDDPSEQFFSAI, encoded by the coding sequence ATGACCCTGCCGCCTGTCTCCTCAGCGCACGTCTTTGGTCCTGTGACGTCCGGCCGCCTGGGGCGGTCCCTGGGCATTGATCTGCTTGGGGAAAAAATCTGCTCCTTCGACTGCCTGTACTGCGAGGTCAAACCAACCACGCGCCTGATCCTGGATCGGCGGGAGTGGGTGCCCACGGCCCAGCTGCTGGACGAGCTGCGGCAATGGCGCGACGCCGGGCACACCCCGCCGGAAGTGCTCACCCTGGGCGGCTCCGGCGAACCCACCCTGCACAGCGGGCTGGGGGCGATTATCGCCGGCTGCAAGGCGCTGTTCCCGAATCTGCCCGTGGCCGTACTCACCAATTCCTCCCTCATGCATCTGCCTGAGGTCCGGCGCGAACTGCAGGCGGCGGACATGGTGCTGCCGTCCATGGATACGCTGATCGAAGCGGAATACCGGCGGCTGAACCGGCCGCACCGGCAGGTGGATCTGCAGCGCATGGCCCAGGGACTGCTGGCCTTTCGGCAGGAATACACGGGCCGGCTGCTCCTGGAAATCCTGCTCTCCAAAGGCATCAACGACAGCAACGCCAACCTGGCCGCCCTGCAGGACTATGTGGCCCGGCTGCAGCCGGACCGGGTGGATATTGTCACCCTCTCCCGGCCCGGCGCATATCCGGAAGCGGTGGCCGTGGACGCAGCCACCCTGGGGCGCTGGCGCGCCACCCTGTGCGGGCATGCCCCCACAACGGCGTGCGCCCCGTTGCTCTGCGCCAGCGAGCCCCTGCCCCGTCAGGATCCCGAAACCCTGGCCCAGGCCGTGCTGGCGTCCCTTTCCCGGCGGCCGCAAACGGCCCTGCAACTGGCCCAGGCCCTGCACGCCCCCGCGGTGGCAGTGCAACTGGCCCTTGAAAAACTGCAGCAGTCCGGGCATATTCAACATCGGGGATCGAAGACGGACGATCCCTCCGAACAATTTTTTTCCGCCATCTAG